The Gammaproteobacteria bacterium genome includes the window CGACGGCATTGATGGCAGGGTCGCTCGGCTGACAAACACGCAGAGCGACTTTGGTGTGCACTATGACAGTCTGTCCGATATGGTATGTTTTGGCCTTGCGCCGGCCCTTATCATGTACCAATGGTCGCTGTTCGGGTTGGGAAAGGTGGGTTGGTTGGCCGCCTTCATCTATGCAGCAGCTGCTACATTGCGTCTTGCCCGCTTTAACACCCAAGTAGGGATCGCCGACAAGCGCTATTTCCAGGGCCTTGCAACTCCTGCGGCAGCGGCCCTCATTGCAGGGACTGTTTGGCTTGGCGACCGCTACGGGCTAAGGGACGGGACCACCGTTATTCCCTTTGCTTTCTGCATAACCATTGCGGCGGGGCTATTGATGGTCAGCAACATTCGATACCATAGTTTTAAGCAGCTCGACCTAAAAGGCCGGGTGCCTTTTGTCACGGTCTTGGTTATCGTGTTTGTGTTTGTATTTGTATCAATCGAACCCTCCCTCGTGCTATTTTCGCTCTTTATGCTCTATGCCTTGTCTGGCCCCGTTATGACCTTGGCTGTTTTGCGAAAGCATCGTGCAGCTCGTAAGTCACTTGACACCTCAAGGGATGCCGAGCGCAGGTAGGGCTTGGAAAACTCGCGGAATCCCGCTATATTCTTAACGGGTGAAGCGAGAAAATGATTTGGGAACCCCTGTGAAAGGCACCACATACAAATTTTTTGGACTTTCCTGTTGCCCTCTAATGGTGCCGGGCCTACGATCCTTGCTGTGCCTGCCGCTAACGCGGCTGCTGCCCTAGTCAGGGCAGAACAAATCGCATTCCTAAATTTCACTATTAGAACGTTCCTTAGCGCGAGAGCGCTTGAGCGGAGTTTTTATGTCGGTAATTCAAATATTAGTGGTAGATTAAGCAACGGAGTGGGGCCATGAAAGATAGGTTGATCATATTCGATACAACGCTCCGAGATGGGGAGCAGAGTCCTGGCGCGTCTATGAATCGGGACGAGAAGCTCCGTATCGCCAAGGCGCTGGAAAAAATGGGTGTTGATGTGATTGAATCAGGATTCCCTATCGCAAGTCGCGGGGATTTCGAAGCTGTTCAGAGTGTCGCCGCCGCAGTCACGGAAAGTATCGTTTGTGGTCTTGCGCGAGCGCTTGAAAAAGATATTGACGTTGCGGCTGATGCACTGAAAAAAGCGAAGTCTGCACGGATTCATACATTTATCGCCACCTCTCCCATCCATATGGAGAAGAAGCTTCGGATGAAACCCGAGGAGGTGCTCGAGCAAGCTGTGCGTGCTGTTAAGCGGGCGCGCCAATATACGGATGATGTGGAATTTTCGCCGGAGGATGCTGGGCGTTCGGATAGCGACTTTCTTTGCCGAGTATTAGAAGCCGTTATTGACGCGGGCGCAAAAACGGTGAATATCCCGGACACGGTGGGTTATAGTTTTCCGCATCACTTTGGCGCGCTTATAAAGGAGCTCATAGAACGTGTGCCGAATTCTGATAAAGCCGTTTTCTCGGTCCACTGTCACAATGATCTCGGTCTTGCCGTAGGCAATTCGTTGTCTGCGGTGATGAACGGCGCCCGTCAGGTTGAATGCACGATCAACGGATTGGGTGAGCGTGCCGGGAATGCGGCCCTTGAAGAGGTGGTGATGGCAGTTCGGACACGACAAGACATTTTTCCATGTGATGTCGGACTCGACACGACTCAGATCTTAAACTGTTCTCGGTTGGTATCGAATATCACTGGATTTCCTGTACAGCCGAATAAAGCGATTGTCGGCGCAAATGCTTTTGCCCATGAGTCGGGAATTCACCAGGACGGCGTGCTGAAAAGCCGTGATACGTATGAAATCATGCGTGCTGAGGAGGTTGGCTGGAAGGCCAATCGTATGGTGCTCGGCAAACATTCCGGTCGGAACGCATTCCGGACGCGCCTTAAGGAGCTCAATGTGGAATTCGACCGTGAGGAGGACCTTAACGCGGCGTTTATTCGATTTAAAGAACTCGCCGACAAGAAGCATGAGATCTTTGATGAAGATCTCCAGGCGATCGTTACCGATACTACGCATGATGCGGCTAATGAACGGGTTAAACTTGTAGCGCTGAGAGTATGTTCGGAAACCGGTGAGACTCCGAAGGCTGCTGTCACTTTGGTCGTCGATGGTGAGGAGAAACAGAGTACGGCCGACGGTAGTGGGCCGGTGGACGCCACATTCAAGGGTATTGAGCGTATTATCAACAGTGGTTGCGTGCTGCAACTCTACTCGGTCAACGCCATTACCACGGGTACGGATTCCCAGGGAGAAGTGACCGTGCGCGTGGACAAGGGAGGACGGATCGTCAATGGGCAAGGTGCCGATACTGATATCGTGATCGCGTCGGCTAAGGCATATATTAATGCACTCAATAAAATTCTTGATCCTGTGACGCGGACGCACCCGCAAGTATGAGCGTTACCCACCGGCAACAGCAATATCTTCGGGCGATGGGGATCGACGTGTGGGTGCGGCGTGGCCCAGAGGCCAAAGAAAAGGCGCCAGCCAAGCCGACCGTGCCACAACGGAGCGCTGCGGGTGGAACCGTGGTGGCGGACATTGATGCCATTGCCCAGATGGACTGGGAAACGTTGCGGAAAACGGTAGCGGGCTGTGTGCGGTGCGCGCTCCATGAGAGCCGTAGTCAAACCGTATTCGGCGTTGGTTCTCGGACGGCGGACTGGCTACTTGTCGGTGAGGCGCCTGGTGTTGATGAGGACAGAAAGGGGGAGCCCTTTGTTGGACGGGCCGGTCAGTTGCTGAATGCTATGTTACTGGCAATGGGGCTTAAGCGAGAGGAGGTATTCATCGCTAACATTCTGAAATGTTGGCCTCCGAAGAACCGTGATCCGGGGCCAGAAGAAGTTATGTGTTGCGAGCCTTATCTTAAGCGGCAGATTCAGCTGATAGAGCCTAAGATCATTCTGGCGTTGGGCCGAGTTGCGGCACATAATCTCCTAAAAGCGGACACGCCGATTGGACGCATGCGTGGTAAACGATATGAGTACTTGAGCCTCGGTATCCCCGTGGTGGTGACCTATCATCCCGCTTATCTGTTGCGTTCACCTAGGGAGAAACAAAAGGTCTGGCAAGATCTACAGTTTGGGAAACGTGTATTGGAAGGTATGCTATGAGCGCGGTTCTTCAATCGCCGGTTATCCAGTTTCGTCCTATGCACGAGACAGATCTGGCTGAGGTGATGGTGATCGAACAGGAAGCGTATGCTTTCCCTTGGTCGCCGGGCATTTTTTGTGATTGCTTGCATGTTGGGTACTGCTGCTGGGTTTTGGAACAGGATGGTGTCGTCGATGCCTATGCAGTAATGTCAATGGGTGCCGGCGAGTCGCATATCCTTAATCTGTGTGTGAGACCCACGGTTCAGAGGTCAGGATTAGGCGGGGCGATGTTGCGACATCTGCTCATGTTGGCGCGCAAATACAAAGCAGAATGCATGTTGCTTGAAGTTAGGCCCTCGAACAGGGCAGCTTTGCGCCTGTATCGTTCAGCAGGCTTCGACGAGGTGGGGATGCGGCGTCGCTACTATCCTGCGACAAGGGGACGCGAGGATGCGTTGATTTTGGCCCGCAACCTGGAATAAGACTCGTATCGTTTGATCGTTGATCCTTTAAAGGCCAACTTGCTATGGCATCATCAGCCCGTTTCGCACCCAAGAAAGTTGACGCGAATGCGCTGGCTGTGCCGACCATCGAGTCCTGTATTGGCAATACGCCGTTAGTTAGATTGCAGCGCTTGCCGGGCGATCGCCGTAATCTACTTCTGGTGAAGCTCGAAGGTGACAATCCTGCTGGCTCTGTGAAGGATCGCCCGGCCATTAGCATGCTTAATGGTGCTGAAGCCCGCGGGGAGATTCAGCGAGGCGATACCCTCATTGAGGCTACCAGCGGGAATACCGGGATCGCACTTGCGATGGTGGCGGCGATAAAGGGCTACCGAATGGTGCTGGTGATGCCCGATCACTTGAGCGCCGAACGGGTTGCCGTGATGAAGGCTTTTGGGGCCGAGATCATTTTAACGCCAGGCAAAGGGAGCATGGAGACCGCAAGGGATGTCGCCCGAGAAATGGAGGTGGCAGGCGAGGGCAGGGTTCTGGACCAGTTCGCCAACCCGGATAACGCACGCGCCCATTACGAGGGCACGGGGCCAGAGATCTGGCGAGACACCGAGCGCCGCATCACCCACTTTGTCAGTGCGATGGGGACCACCGGCACGATCATGGGAGTATCCAGGTACCTTAAGGAGCAGGACCCAAGTATTCAGATCATCGGTGTACAGCCTGAAGACGGCACCTGCATTCCGGGGATCCGGCGTTGGCCTACCGCGTACGTGCCGAAAATCTTCGAACCTCACCGTGTTGACCGGGTCATAGATGTGGGCCAGACGGAGGCCGAAGAGACCACCCGGGCGCTGGCCGCCCGTGAGGGTATCTTTGCTGGGATATCTTCCGGGGGCGCCGTGGCCGCAGCACTCCGGCTCTCGGGTGAGCTTGAGAATGCGGTCATCGTCACGATCATTTGCGACCGGGGAGATCGCTATCTGTCGACGGACGTGTTTCCAGGCGCTTAGTGGGCATCCGCCTCTCGCTATCGGCGGGCTGCTCGTCATCTTTTCGTTTTCAGCAACAATTCCCGCCGCGACTGTCGAATCCATTCGGCTTACCCTCGATAGTGTTCAAGCACCATTGTGGCGGGCGCACGGTGTATCGATAGAGCTTACTTTGCGAGGGCGTGAGCGTGCAGAACTTCGCCTTCACGCGGAACGTCTCGAGCTGCCCTGGCCTGTCGACTCACTTGCCGACATTCGCTTGGATTGCCTGGCGGCAATCGAGGCCCAGGAAATAGCGTGTGAGGAGGGCACGCTTGCGCTACAAAGCGCTGTGCTCGATGCGCCGCACCTCAACGTAGCGTTTCGCTATGGAGTTAGTGACGGCACGCTCGCGTTCACCGTTGCCGATGGGCCCGTTGCCGGTGGCACCCTCGCGGTTGAGGGACGTCTTGCCGGGCAGCGCTGGGACCTTCACGTTCAAGGCGTAGATTTGAGAGCACAGCGTTTGAGCGAGGCACTCCGGGCGTTGTCACTGTGGCCGGAGGGGTATGTGATAGAGCACGGAAGGTTGAGCACGACAGCGCGCATCAGGGGCGAAGGCGGATCGGTCGTTCGCTTGGAGGCCAAAGGGCGTGTGGCGGCTTTGGCTTTCGACGGTCCAAGTGCCGGTGAAGATGTTAACGCGGAGTATGACTTCACGCTTGAGCGTGGTGCGGCAGGTTGGGTAGCAGAAGTAGAAGGGGCGCTCACCCAGGGTCTTGTATTTATCGAACCGGGTCTGAAAGTGGGTTCTATTTCACCAGGTTTTACATTCGATGTGCAGGGAGATCCTCTTAGGCTCCACGTCGCCGCAGGATGGAATGCAGAAGCAAAGCAGCTCAGCCTCAGTTATGGTTTCTTAGACCATCCCGGGGTCGTGCGCGCCGACGGTGCTGCGTTGCTGTCATTGGGTAGTGACAGTCCAGTTCAGATGCTGACACTAAAAGCGGCGCAGGCTCAGATGGGACCGTTGTATGAAACCTATCTTCAGCCGCTCCTTATCAGTTCAAGTTTTAATGCGCTGAGCGCTACTGGACAGATCGATCTCGAGATCAAATTGGACTCAGGGCGTCTGTCCGAAATCCTCTTGGGCTTCGAGCATGTCGAGATACGGGACACACAAGGGCGTTTCGGCATTGCTGATGTGAATGGTAGCTTTGCCTTTAGCAGTGCGTCTGAGCCGCGGCTGAGCGAGCTGCAATGGGGCGGCGCCAGTCTTTATCGCCTCGATTTTGGTGCAGGGTCGCTGGCAGCCGTTACTCAGGATCGGTCGTTGCGTTTAGTGGGCGACACATTTATCCCGTTTCTTGACGGGGGGTTGCGCATCGACACGTTAGCGTATCAACAGGCAGCACCCGACGAGATTGGGCTTGAATTCGGAGGCGTGCTTACGCCCGTTTCATTAGAAGCGTTTTGCCGTGCCATGGATTGGCCGATTTTGTCGGGTAAAGTGTCAGGAATCATTCCAGGGCTACACTACAAGGATAAGGCACTGACAATAGATGGCAAGGTGCTCGTCAGGGCGTTTGATGGCAATGTCGTGGTCCATAATTTAGTGGTTGAAGATCTATTCGGAACCGTGCCTGTTCTTGACACGGACATCGATTTCAAGGGGTTGGATCTTGAGCCACTGACCCAGGCATTTTCCTTTGGTAGGATTGAAGGAAGGCTGGGCGGTGTAGTGCGTCAGTTGCGAATGGAGGACTGGCAGCCTGTGTCCTTTAAAGCAAGCTTCTATACGCCGGAGGGCGACCAATCCCGTCACCGCATCAGTCGGAAGGCTATCGATAACTTGACGACTTTGGGTGGTGGAGGTGCCTCGACAGCGATTTCAAATACGTTTATCGGTGTATTCAAAGAATTCTCCTATGATCGCCTAGGACTAAGCTGTCATCTCTCGAACGGCGTCTGTGAGATGGGCGGAGTGGGACCGGCAAATGGCGGTTATTACATCGTGAAGCGTGGCTTGCTGCCGCCCTGGATCGATGTGAAAGGTTTCAATCGGGAGGTCGACTGGGCGGTATTAGTGGATCGGCTTAAGGTCATAACGCAGGGAGGCAGCCCCGTAATTAAGTGATGTGCGTGGTACTATCCTGCGACATCGGGAACTCAGTGGGATCATTTTGGTACGAAGTAAAACACGGCTCAGTAATCATATGATCTGTTAAATTCCCTAGAGAGGATGAATGAATGGCGAAACTGCTAAGACTGATCGTTGGTTTGTTGGGTTTCAGCTTGATGGCCTGTGTGACGGTGAACATTTATTTCCCGGCCGCCGCCGCCGAGCAAGCTGCAGATAAAATTATCAAAGACGTCTATGGGACTCAGTCGGGTGATGAGGCGACATCGCCCGCCCCAGGGTCAATGGACGAGCCTTCTGGTCTGGTGGAACCGCCCGTCAACCACAATGCAAAGCCGGTCGGACTCATTGATGTTGTTTTACCGGTGGCGTATGCCGAAGAGCCCGATCTCACAATCTCAACGCCGGGCATTCGTAAATTAACCGCGGCGATGGAGCAGCGTCACAAGACATTACGATCCTACTATGACAGCGGCGCCGTCGGCATGACGCGGAACGCCCTTATCGCCGAGCGCGATCCCAAGGCGATCCCTGTAAAAGACCGCAATAAGGTGAAGCAGCTCGTGGCTAATGAAAATCGGGATCGTAATAACCTCTATAAGGAAATTGCGAAGGCGAATGGGCATCCTGAGTGGGAAAATGATATTCGGGATACTTTCGCTAAGCGCTGGGTTGCGAACGCGCCTTCCGGGTGGTGGTACCAGGACAAAGCGGGAACCTGGAAGCAGAAATAACGATAATTAGCAACATCCGCGATGAACGTGCTTGTCTTTGATATAGAGACCGTGCCAGATGTTGCGACTGGGCGCCGCTTATATGGTGTTAATGGTCTAAGTGACAAGGATATGGCGGAGGTGATGTTTAGTCGGCGGCGGCAGGAGACGGGTGGGAGCACGGACTTCCTGCGACATTACCTGCATCGGATCGTCGCGATATCCGTGGTGTTGCGGACAAGCGACCGCTTAAGCGTGTGGTCGCTCGGTGAGCCTGATTCGCCGGAGGCTGATCTCGTCCAACGTTTCTTTGACGGACTTGATCGATACAGCCCGATCCTGGTGTCCTGGAACGGTAACACGTTCGATCTCCCGGTGTTGCATTACCGTGGGCTATTGCATGGTATCAGTGCACCGCGTTACTGGGATACTGGTGATGATGACCAAAGCTTTCGCTGGAACAATTACCTGAATCGGTACCACCAACGGCATACGGATTTGATGGATGTGCTTGCGAGTTATGATCAGCGAGCCTTTGCACCCCTGCATGACGTAGCTACGATGCTGGGCTTTCCCGGCAAACTGGGCATGAGTGGTGCAGATGTGTGGGATCGGTATCTTGCGGGTGACGTTAAGGCGGTTCGTAGCTACTGTGAGACGGATGTCCTCAATACCTATTTGATCTATTTGCGCTACCAGCTCATCCGAGGCCACCTCACCGCTCAAGGCTATGACGATCAATGCGGACAGGCGCGGGAGATGCTAAAGCAGGAAGCCGAACCTCATATGCTTGAATTTCTTCGCGCTTGGGACGTTTGACTGTCATCCTGCCACAGCGTTGGCGGGTCCAATGTCGTGGGGACGTAAAAATACCATGCGCTGTCTATCTGACCCCAATGCGATGAGCGCTCAAGAGATTGCCCGCCACTGATTGCACGGTCATGGTCTTGGCACGGTAGGTTATGTCAAACAAACTTGAGCAGGACCGGGCAGAGCACCTCGCGCATAGCATGGGTGTGATGGGAAGCCCGTGTTTTTCTAGCTTGTTTCTCATGTTGATCATTATGGTGGGCGGCTGTGCCGATCCTGCTACCAACAATATCCGTTTCGGCATGGCGGCAGCGCCGGTCACGCTCGACCCGCGTTTTGCAACCGATGCCGCCTCATATCGGATAAACCGCTTGCTCTATGCGCGCCTTGTGGATTTTGATGCCGCAGAGCAACCCGCACCGGCACTCGCAACCTGGCAAAGGCTAGGCCCCACACATTACCGTTTCATCCTCAAGGACGATGGAAGGGTGTTTCATGATGGAAGCCAGTTGACGTCTGTGGACGTGAAGGCCACGTACGACTCGGTGCTGGACGCTGCAGTTGGGTCGCCCCATCGCGGATCGCTGACTGTGATCAAGCAGATCGAGACGTTGGATGAGAAGACACTCGATTTTCATCTGCATAAGCCCGACCCACTCTTTCCAGGGCGCCTCACGATCGGCATCCTGCCTCATCGACTCATCGCCTCGGACCACCCGTTTAACCATCACCCGCTAGGTAGCGGCCCGCTAAGGTTCGTTGACTGGCCGGAGCAAGGCCAGCTGATATTACGCCGCGACCGCGATCGTCTGACATTGGAGATGATCGTCGTTGTCGACCCAACCGTGCGTGTCCTGAAACTCCTTAGCAGTGAAATCGATCTGATCCAGGGGGATCTTCCGCAGGAGTTGATCGCCTGGCTGGAAGAGCGACCTGCAATATATGTTCAGCGAGGGCGTGGTAGTACGTTCACTTATCTTGGGTTTAACTTAGATGACCCCGTTGTGGGCGACATCAACATACGCCGCGCAATTGCATACGCATTAGATCGGGATTCCATTATCAACTATGTTATGGGCAATGCTGCACGCAAGGCCAATGCCATGCTACGGCCCGACCATTGGGCGGGCCACCCAGGCCTCTCGGAATATGCATATGATCCTGATAAGGCGCGTGCCTTGGTCCAGCGCGCTGGTTATGGCTTACAACGGCCGGTGGAAATCACCTATAAGACATCTAACCATCCCTTTCGGGTACGTCTTGCGACCATCATCCAGCATCAGCTTGAGCAGGTGGGTATTGGTGTCGATCTGAAGAGCTACGACTGGGGTACATTCTACGGAGATATCAAGGCCGGGCGCTTTCAGATGTACAGCCTATCGTGGGTGGGTTTGAAACTACCTGATATATTTCGTTACGTATTTCACAGTACCAGTGTGCCACCAAAAGGGGCGAACCGCGGTAGATTTGTGAGCACGCAGGCGGATCGCCTTATTGAAGCGGCTGAAGATACCCTGGACTTAAATGTCCAGGCCACGATCTATCGTGCGTTACAGACTTATTTGTTAGAAGAATTGCCCTATGTCCCCTTGTGGTACGAGGACAATGTGCTGGTGGCAAGACATGATATTGTGGGTTATGCCTTGGCTCCAGACGGTAATTACGATGGCTTGATGAAGGTCCACCGCGTCCCGCAAGCTTTTTTCGAACCTTGATCATGTGAATGATTGCTGCTCCCTATATTGAAGTGGATCTGACCCGCCAGCGCTTGCGCCTTAGAGTCGACGAAGAAGTGGTGGCGGATTATGTAGTCTCGACGGCCAAGAACGGAGCTGGCGAGCTGTACGACAGCGAATGTACGCCGCGCGGCAAGCATGTGATTCGCGCCAAGATCGGCACCGGTTATCCAAAGAACGCCGTGCTGGTCGAGCGCAGGGCAACCGGTGAAATCTACACGTCGGCATTGCGTAAGAAGTATCCCGGACGCGATTGGATTCTGACCCGAATTCTTTGGCTAAGCGGATTGGAAGCGGGCCGAAATCGCGGAGGCCAGGTGGATACCTTGCGGCGATGTGTCTACATCCACGGGGCCCCAAACGATGTGGCAATGGGAGTACCTGGCTCGCGCGGTTGCGTTCGCATGCGCAATGCTGACATTCTTGACTTATACGATCGCGTCTGCGTCAGCACTCGCGTTGTGATCATTGAGGATGAGTGAGGCGCCGGCGGGAGGGATTCCGTCTTCGCTCCAGCGTGATTTGGACCGAAGGAAGGTGTTAGGGGCGCTTTGAGATACGCCCACGGGCTCGCTATTGGCCTCATCGGTGATGCTGTAGTTAGTTTGGGCATCAGATGCTGACACGTTAAGGTGGATGGGGCTCGCAGCTCGCCCCCGTTAAGGGGTATTTTTCGGCTCATCCGGGCCTTCCTTGTCAACCGATTCGACCGCTGTGCGTTAATGCGTGTATTAGGCCTTTTTAACTACAGTTGAGGAATCGGAAATGCTAAAAGTTATCCTTTTTGTCAGTGCCATATTCGGCGCACTCATTGTAATGCCAGCCGTCGCCGGAGAGTACGATAGGGGCGACCGCGTTGAGCATCGTTTCGACCAGCGGGGTGATCGGATCGAAGAGCGCCTGGATGCGCGTGGAGATAGCATCGAAGAGCGGCTTGATGCCAAAGGCGATCGGATTGATGCTTACTATGAGCGACGCGCAGTACAGGCCCGTGACGCCGGACACGACGAGCTGGCAGAGCGCCTCGAGCGTCGTGGCGAGGTAATCGATGGGCGTCTTGATCGCAAGGGGAACCGCATGGATAGACGTTTGGATCATAAAGGTGATCGAATTGATTCGCGCCTTGATCACAGAGGTGATCGCCTTGATGCGCGGTACGATCGCAAACACGAACAGATGGATCGCCGTGGTGACCGGATTGAAGAGCGCCTGGATGCGCGTGGAGACAGAATCGAAAGGCGATTGGATGTCAAAGGCGATCGGCTTGAGGCACGGTTTGATCAACGCGCGGAGCGGGCGGGTGAAGCCGGTTACAATAAGGTAGCGCGCAAGCTGGAACATAGGGGCAATGTCGTTGACAGGCGCCTTGATAAGAAAGGTAAACGCGCCAACCGGCGGCTGAACCATAAGGGGCACCATGCTGATGCGCGAATTGATCGTGAGCATGGCCGATGGAACGATCGCGGCGAACGCTCGCAGCAGCAAGGACGATCCGTAGAACAGCGCGTAAGGCGTCGCCAACGGTAATTGCAGTTGGCAGTCGGCCGCCTATGAGTGCGGCCGACTGCAGGCTTAGGCGATGAACACGTGCAGTCTACTGCGCAAGTTAGTGAGAGGGGATTTACGCTGGATAGTACCGAGGCCCTCGATCGTTTTCTCGTTGACATCCAAGGGCGAGCATTTCGAATGGCGCAGATCGCGACAGGCAATAATGACGACGCGCTCGATGTCATTCAGGATGCCATGCTCAAATTGGTGCAGCGCTACGCTGACCGCAGTGAGTCGGATTGGGGCCCGTTGTTCTATCGTATCCTGCAAAGCCGGCTACGAGACTGGCACCGTCGCACAACCGTCCGCAACCGCTTTCGGATTTGGCTGGGTACCGGCAAGCCTAATCGGCGGGATGCACCGGATCCCATACAGGAGCTACCAGACCGGCGTAAGGATAATCCGGAACAGATGCTTCAGATGGGACGGACACTGGACGCTTTGGAAGCGGCGCTCCATTGTCTTCCCCTGCGCCAGCAGCAAGCGTTTTTGCTGCGTGTCTGGGAAGGGCTGGACGTCGCACAAACTGCTCGTGCCATGGGCTGTACCGAGGGCAGTGTCAAGACGCATTACTCCCGTGCGGTTCATAGGTTGCGAGAAAAACTCGGCGAGGAGTGGCCATGAGCGTGATTGATCGAGAGAAACGTTTTCTTGATTCCGTTCGGGCAGAGTTGGACAGGAGCGTCGCGCACCTAGATGCGGCGACAAACGCACAGCTCAACCAAGCACGTCGCCGAGCGTTCGAAGAGCGCGCCCAGCCTCTATGGCAAATTGGACTGCTTCCGGCCGGGGTATTCGCTACAGCGTGCGTCGCATTGATTGTGTTCACGCTCGCTGCACCTCCGTTCTCATGGCGGGAGATGATCTTGCAAGATGTAGAGCTGATCTCCTCGCTCGATAGCTTAGATCTCTATGAGGACCTCGAGTTTTATGAGTGGCTTGAGGCTTATGAACAAGCAAGTTAGTTGGATTGTCATCTCAGCGATGTTTTTCTCACTCGCTTCAGCTGCCGACGATGCCGGGCTTAATGATACGCTTGATCCGGAGATCCTCGAGTTTCTGGGTGGGTGGGAAAGTGCCGAAGGCGAATGGCTGGATCCCATAAGTTTTGAGGATCCAATCTTGAGTGAGGCAACTAACCAATCGGTTGGACAGGACGATGAATAAAGTAACTCTGTACTTTGCTGTTCTACTACTTGCCTCCGCCGCTGCCGTTCGCGCGGATGATGGCCTGCCGTGGGATCAGCTAGCGCCGGAGGAACAGGAGATCCTCAAGCGCTTTGAGAATGAGTGGGGCCACCTACCGCCGGCGCGGCGCGAGCGGCTACAGAAGGGGGCAAGGCGTTGGCAGGAAATGAGCCCTGAACAGCGTGAAACGGCGCGCGACAAACTCCAGCGTTGGAAAGCACTGGAGCCGGAACAGCGTGAGCGCATTCGTCAGCGCTATGAACATTTTCGTGCTTTGCCACCGGAGCAACAGGAACGACTGCGGCGTCGCCATGCATCGTTTAAACAATTGCCTCCTGAAGAGCGACGGGCGCTACGGGAGCGTTGGCAACAATTATCCCCAGAGGAACGCAGGGCCAAGCGCCAAGAGTGGCAAAAGATCCCGCGTAGTGAACGTAACCGCATGCGGGAGCACCTGCCCAATATGTCGCCCGAGGAACGCCGTGCCTTCCGGGATAAATGGCA containing:
- a CDS encoding DUF3106 domain-containing protein, which produces MNKVTLYFAVLLLASAAAVRADDGLPWDQLAPEEQEILKRFENEWGHLPPARRERLQKGARRWQEMSPEQRETARDKLQRWKALEPEQRERIRQRYEHFRALPPEQQERLRRRHASFKQLPPEERRALRERWQQLSPEERRAKRQEWQKIPRSERNRMREHLPNMSPEERRAFRDKWQQMSPEERRQFVRQRRQDRSHDRLQGGRNKQGTHAPHDQGAPARSAPDNGGSAVP
- a CDS encoding RNA polymerase sigma factor yields the protein MQSTAQVSERGFTLDSTEALDRFLVDIQGRAFRMAQIATGNNDDALDVIQDAMLKLVQRYADRSESDWGPLFYRILQSRLRDWHRRTTVRNRFRIWLGTGKPNRRDAPDPIQELPDRRKDNPEQMLQMGRTLDALEAALHCLPLRQQQAFLLRVWEGLDVAQTARAMGCTEGSVKTHYSRAVHRLREKLGEEWP
- a CDS encoding L,D-transpeptidase; protein product: MIAAPYIEVDLTRQRLRLRVDEEVVADYVVSTAKNGAGELYDSECTPRGKHVIRAKIGTGYPKNAVLVERRATGEIYTSALRKKYPGRDWILTRILWLSGLEAGRNRGGQVDTLRRCVYIHGAPNDVAMGVPGSRGCVRMRNADILDLYDRVCVSTRVVIIEDE
- a CDS encoding ABC transporter substrate-binding protein gives rise to the protein MSNKLEQDRAEHLAHSMGVMGSPCFSSLFLMLIIMVGGCADPATNNIRFGMAAAPVTLDPRFATDAASYRINRLLYARLVDFDAAEQPAPALATWQRLGPTHYRFILKDDGRVFHDGSQLTSVDVKATYDSVLDAAVGSPHRGSLTVIKQIETLDEKTLDFHLHKPDPLFPGRLTIGILPHRLIASDHPFNHHPLGSGPLRFVDWPEQGQLILRRDRDRLTLEMIVVVDPTVRVLKLLSSEIDLIQGDLPQELIAWLEERPAIYVQRGRGSTFTYLGFNLDDPVVGDINIRRAIAYALDRDSIINYVMGNAARKANAMLRPDHWAGHPGLSEYAYDPDKARALVQRAGYGLQRPVEITYKTSNHPFRVRLATIIQHQLEQVGIGVDLKSYDWGTFYGDIKAGRFQMYSLSWVGLKLPDIFRYVFHSTSVPPKGANRGRFVSTQADRLIEAAEDTLDLNVQATIYRALQTYLLEELPYVPLWYEDNVLVARHDIVGYALAPDGNYDGLMKVHRVPQAFFEP